Proteins encoded within one genomic window of Geotalea daltonii FRC-32:
- a CDS encoding MMPL family transporter has translation MKTEKRFKGLFGFVAAYPRVILVVALLGSLFSVVYTAKKMEFLTGRDDLMPKNTGYHQDYRNWRQEFGDMDDIVIVIESADQERAARFGTALYEKLAADEQHFQDVFYPFGLEFFKKNGLLFMPAADVKGLRENLTALKPVLKELSASPSVQTLFTYLTGQIDGYVAKGSSSPGAEAQLGSLTFMLEKLGIGFKSFGDSTATPPSLEEFFFQGKDGQESSFSKAGKMQVITALPVKNQASFVPAEEAIKVIRAHLAELRKQPQFKGVSAGLTGNPVLEHEEMSTSQSDITLATIVSLILTVILLLVAFRGVLNVVAAMVSLVVAICLSFGFATLAIGHLNILSMVFAIMLIGIGIEYGIQLVLRYQEELTGGAEPLVAIETGVRNNVWAIIMAAATVAAAFLTFIFTDFKGIAELGIIAAGGVAICVIITFTVLPAMLVVLARYRKIKAPSTGSDRTPHSSSLTESAKQLLFGHPKAVVAISAILCLASLYPLSQITFDYNLMNLQARGLESVRYAYKLMRNSENSGYFAVVTADSAADAAAKTKALESLPTVDHVVSFNSFVPEDQQQKVADLTALRNELSDIKPGEYEEDLSLMELPEVFENFRNAVARLKAKLEQEGKPEAKPVAAFLATLDTFFAKLEKEKDRNAVGMLKDFQGGMFAELPEKIQFLKESLNAELVTASAIPQELRDRFVGKTGRYMLQVVPKHDIFNREPLKAFLDDVRKVDIHATGEPVMVYESMTIMRDSYMKAFVYAFIAIVIILLITFRSIKFALIGLVPLVVGVLFMISGMWLFGINFNSANIIVMPLVLGIAVDSGIYIINRFRREDGSATAVVTSSTGVGVILNTLTIMASFGALMVAHHQGVFSIGAVMSLGMVACQLAFIITLPAVLTLVGKK, from the coding sequence ATGAAAACGGAAAAACGATTCAAAGGCCTTTTCGGTTTTGTTGCTGCATATCCCCGTGTCATTCTTGTTGTTGCCCTGCTCGGTTCTCTGTTCTCGGTAGTCTATACGGCAAAGAAGATGGAATTTCTTACCGGCCGCGATGATCTGATGCCAAAAAACACGGGCTATCATCAGGATTACCGCAATTGGCGCCAGGAATTCGGCGACATGGACGATATCGTCATCGTCATCGAAAGTGCCGACCAGGAGCGGGCGGCCCGTTTCGGTACCGCACTCTATGAAAAACTGGCTGCCGACGAGCAGCACTTCCAGGATGTTTTCTATCCTTTTGGTCTGGAGTTCTTCAAGAAGAACGGCCTGCTCTTCATGCCGGCGGCGGACGTCAAGGGCTTGCGGGAGAACCTGACCGCCCTGAAGCCGGTGCTCAAGGAATTGTCCGCCTCCCCATCGGTACAGACCCTCTTTACTTATCTTACCGGACAAATTGATGGCTATGTGGCCAAAGGGAGCAGTTCTCCAGGCGCTGAAGCGCAACTGGGCAGTCTGACCTTCATGCTGGAAAAGCTCGGGATCGGTTTCAAGAGCTTTGGCGATAGCACAGCTACCCCTCCCTCATTGGAAGAGTTCTTTTTTCAGGGGAAGGATGGTCAGGAATCAAGTTTCAGCAAGGCCGGGAAGATGCAGGTCATTACCGCTCTGCCGGTGAAGAACCAGGCAAGCTTTGTCCCTGCAGAAGAGGCGATCAAGGTCATCCGTGCCCATCTGGCAGAACTTCGCAAGCAGCCTCAATTCAAGGGTGTTTCTGCCGGTCTGACCGGCAACCCGGTTCTCGAACACGAGGAGATGAGCACCAGCCAGAGCGATATCACCCTGGCCACTATCGTTTCCCTTATCCTGACGGTGATCCTCCTTCTGGTCGCCTTCCGCGGGGTGCTCAATGTCGTTGCCGCCATGGTTTCGCTGGTGGTGGCCATCTGTCTTTCCTTTGGCTTTGCCACCCTGGCCATCGGGCACCTCAATATTCTTTCCATGGTCTTTGCCATCATGCTCATCGGCATCGGCATCGAATACGGCATCCAATTGGTGCTCCGCTACCAGGAGGAGTTGACGGGAGGGGCTGAGCCACTCGTTGCCATTGAGACCGGGGTGAGAAATAATGTCTGGGCCATCATCATGGCTGCGGCCACCGTTGCCGCCGCTTTCCTTACCTTCATCTTCACCGACTTCAAGGGCATAGCCGAGCTGGGTATCATTGCCGCCGGCGGCGTGGCCATCTGCGTCATCATAACCTTTACCGTGCTTCCGGCCATGTTGGTAGTTCTGGCCAGATATCGCAAAATCAAGGCGCCATCGACTGGTTCAGACCGTACCCCTCACTCCTCATCCCTCACTGAATCAGCCAAGCAGCTTCTTTTCGGTCATCCCAAGGCAGTGGTGGCCATTTCGGCAATTCTTTGTCTCGCCTCACTCTATCCCCTGTCGCAGATTACCTTCGATTATAACCTGATGAACCTCCAGGCACGGGGGCTGGAGTCCGTAAGGTACGCCTACAAGCTGATGCGCAACTCGGAAAATTCCGGCTATTTTGCCGTGGTAACGGCTGATTCGGCTGCAGATGCGGCGGCCAAGACCAAGGCGCTGGAGTCTTTGCCCACCGTCGACCACGTGGTCAGTTTCAACTCTTTCGTTCCCGAGGATCAGCAACAGAAGGTAGCTGATCTGACAGCTCTGCGCAACGAACTCTCCGATATAAAGCCGGGCGAGTACGAGGAAGACCTGAGCCTCATGGAACTGCCGGAGGTTTTTGAAAACTTCCGCAATGCTGTGGCACGGCTGAAGGCAAAGCTTGAGCAGGAAGGCAAGCCGGAAGCAAAGCCGGTGGCTGCCTTCCTGGCGACGTTGGATACCTTTTTCGCCAAGCTGGAAAAGGAGAAGGATCGCAATGCGGTGGGTATGCTCAAGGATTTTCAGGGTGGGATGTTTGCCGAGCTGCCCGAGAAGATCCAGTTCCTGAAGGAGAGTCTCAACGCCGAGCTTGTCACCGCATCTGCAATACCCCAGGAGCTGAGAGACCGCTTTGTCGGCAAAACCGGCCGCTACATGCTGCAGGTGGTGCCCAAGCACGACATCTTCAACCGGGAGCCGCTCAAGGCATTCCTCGATGACGTGCGCAAGGTGGATATTCATGCCACCGGCGAACCGGTGATGGTTTACGAATCCATGACGATCATGCGCGACTCCTACATGAAGGCCTTTGTCTACGCCTTCATCGCCATCGTCATTATCCTGCTCATTACCTTCAGAAGCATCAAATTTGCACTGATCGGGCTGGTACCGCTGGTGGTCGGAGTCCTCTTCATGATTAGCGGCATGTGGCTGTTCGGCATCAACTTCAATTCGGCCAATATCATCGTCATGCCGCTGGTCCTGGGGATCGCCGTCGATTCGGGCATATACATCATCAACCGCTTCCGCCGCGAGGACGGCTCGGCAACGGCAGTTGTTACAAGCAGCACTGGAGTGGGCGTCATCCTCAATACCCTGACCATCATGGCCAGCTTCGGTGCACTCATGGTGGCCCACCACCAGGGGGTTTTCAGTATCGGCGCG
- the shc gene encoding squalene--hopene cyclase, which translates to MSPCKHPISHALTSFNGETADSVPVQTPKTGAKIHHLPPSIWKKKEGELKSPLDIAIENSRDFFFREQLPDGYWWAELESNCTITAEYVMLYHFMDLVDRERERKMANYLLSKQTEEGFWTIYYGGPGDLSTTVEAYFALKLAGYPADHPAMVKARAFILDNGGIIKTRVFTKIFLALFGEFAWFGVPSMPIELILLPNWAYFNMYELSSWSRATIIPLSIVMTQRPVRKLPPASRVQELYVRPPSPIDYTFTKEDGIFTWKNFFIGVDHILKVYESNPIRPFKKKAMLAAENWVLEHQEATGDWGGIQPAMLNSVLALHCLGYANNHPAVAKGLEALENFCIESEDSLVLQSCISPVWDTALALKALVDSDVPNDHPALVKAAQWLLDKEIRKAGDWKVKSPELEPGGWAFEFLNDWYPDVDDSGFVMMALKDVAVKDRKSMDTAIKRGISWCLGMQSKNGGWGAFDKDNTKYLLNKIPFADLEALIDPPTVDLTGRMMELMGTFGYAKDYPPAVRALDFIKRNQEPDGSWWGRWGVNYIYGTWSVLCGLSAMGEDLNQPYIRKAINWLKSRQNIDGGWGETCESYHDSSLAGIGASTASQTGWALLALMAVGEENASAVARGVQYLLATQKSDGTWDEDLYTGTGFPKFFMIKYHIYRNCFPLTALGTYRRKTGGRAEMQVSEHNK; encoded by the coding sequence ATGAGTCCTTGTAAACATCCCATATCACATGCACTAACATCCTTTAACGGCGAAACAGCCGATAGCGTACCTGTTCAGACTCCCAAAACAGGTGCCAAGATACACCACCTCCCCCCTTCCATCTGGAAAAAGAAAGAAGGGGAATTGAAGAGCCCCCTGGATATCGCCATCGAAAACAGTCGCGACTTCTTCTTCCGCGAGCAGCTTCCGGACGGTTATTGGTGGGCGGAGCTCGAATCAAACTGCACCATCACTGCCGAATATGTCATGCTCTACCATTTCATGGACCTTGTCGACCGTGAACGAGAGCGGAAAATGGCCAACTACCTCCTCAGCAAACAAACTGAAGAAGGATTCTGGACCATCTACTACGGCGGCCCCGGTGATCTTTCAACCACCGTCGAGGCCTATTTTGCCCTGAAGCTGGCCGGATACCCGGCCGATCATCCGGCTATGGTCAAGGCGCGCGCCTTTATTCTCGACAATGGCGGCATCATCAAAACCCGCGTCTTTACCAAGATTTTCCTCGCCCTCTTCGGCGAGTTCGCCTGGTTCGGCGTTCCATCCATGCCAATAGAGCTCATTCTGCTGCCCAACTGGGCATATTTCAATATGTATGAGCTTTCCAGCTGGTCACGAGCCACCATCATCCCCCTGTCGATAGTCATGACACAGAGACCGGTGCGTAAATTGCCGCCGGCTTCCAGGGTTCAGGAATTGTACGTTCGTCCCCCCAGCCCCATCGATTATACCTTTACCAAGGAAGACGGCATTTTTACCTGGAAGAACTTCTTTATCGGCGTCGACCACATCCTCAAGGTATATGAGAGCAACCCCATTCGCCCCTTCAAGAAAAAGGCGATGCTCGCGGCTGAAAATTGGGTGTTGGAGCATCAGGAAGCAACCGGCGACTGGGGCGGCATCCAACCGGCCATGCTCAACTCGGTGCTGGCCCTGCACTGTTTGGGTTATGCCAACAACCATCCAGCCGTTGCCAAGGGGCTGGAGGCGCTGGAAAACTTCTGCATCGAGAGCGAAGACAGCCTTGTACTGCAATCCTGCATTTCGCCCGTCTGGGATACGGCGCTGGCATTGAAGGCGCTGGTGGATTCAGATGTACCCAACGACCACCCGGCGCTGGTCAAGGCGGCACAATGGCTTCTGGACAAGGAGATCCGCAAGGCCGGCGACTGGAAGGTCAAATCGCCGGAGCTTGAGCCGGGAGGGTGGGCTTTCGAGTTCCTCAACGACTGGTATCCCGATGTGGATGACTCCGGTTTTGTCATGATGGCCCTCAAGGATGTTGCCGTCAAGGACCGCAAGTCAATGGATACCGCCATCAAGCGCGGCATCAGCTGGTGCCTGGGCATGCAGAGCAAGAACGGCGGCTGGGGTGCCTTCGACAAGGACAACACCAAGTACCTGTTGAACAAGATCCCCTTTGCCGACCTTGAAGCCCTTATCGACCCCCCCACTGTCGACCTTACCGGACGGATGATGGAGCTCATGGGAACATTCGGCTACGCCAAGGATTACCCACCTGCAGTCAGGGCACTGGATTTCATCAAGAGGAATCAGGAGCCGGACGGCAGCTGGTGGGGACGCTGGGGGGTAAACTACATTTACGGCACCTGGTCCGTTCTGTGCGGGCTTTCCGCCATGGGTGAAGACCTCAACCAACCGTACATAAGAAAAGCCATCAACTGGCTGAAATCCCGGCAGAATATAGACGGCGGCTGGGGCGAGACCTGCGAATCCTATCATGACTCGTCACTGGCGGGCATAGGCGCCAGCACCGCCTCACAGACCGGTTGGGCGCTACTGGCACTGATGGCTGTCGGCGAAGAAAATGCCAGCGCCGTCGCCCGGGGCGTACAGTATCTGCTTGCCACCCAGAAGAGCGACGGCACCTGGGATGAGGACCTTTATACCGGCACCGGTTTTCCAAAGTTCTTCATGATCAAGTACCATATCTACCGCAACTGCTTCCCCCTCACTGCACTGGGCACCTACCGCCGGAAAACGGGGGGAAGGGCCGAAATGCAAGTCAGTGAGCATAACAAATAA
- the hpnA gene encoding hopanoid-associated sugar epimerase: protein MKVFITGATGFIGASIVRELLKDGATVKALARAGSDRSNINGLDVEICEGDLCTPESLEKGIRGCDMVFHAAADYRLWTKKPSQMYEINVNGTRNVLAAALKAEVSKVVYTSSVGTLGNPGDGNPGNESTPVSLVDMVGHYKKSKFLAEREAESFIAKGLPLVIVNPSTPVGRLDIKPTPTGKIIVDFLNGKMPAYLDTGLNIIDVEDCARGHILAAQKGRIGEKYVLGNKNLSLKQIFASLEEITRLPAPRVRLPYYPILFAAYANEALAALTGKEPLIPLAGVQMARKFMFFDSSKAVEELGLPQNSVADALAKAVEWFRLEGYAR, encoded by the coding sequence ATGAAAGTTTTCATCACCGGAGCAACCGGTTTCATAGGCGCAAGCATCGTCAGGGAACTATTGAAGGACGGAGCTACAGTCAAGGCCCTGGCCAGGGCAGGCTCCGACCGCAGCAACATCAATGGGCTCGACGTTGAAATATGCGAGGGGGATCTCTGTACCCCTGAGTCCCTGGAAAAGGGCATCAGGGGCTGCGATATGGTTTTCCATGCCGCAGCCGACTACCGGCTATGGACGAAAAAACCGTCGCAGATGTACGAAATCAACGTAAACGGCACCCGTAATGTCCTTGCTGCCGCACTCAAGGCCGAGGTTAGTAAGGTAGTTTACACCAGCAGCGTCGGCACCCTGGGCAATCCGGGCGATGGCAATCCGGGTAACGAGTCGACACCTGTAAGCCTTGTCGACATGGTCGGCCATTACAAGAAAAGCAAGTTTCTCGCCGAGCGGGAAGCGGAATCCTTCATCGCCAAGGGACTGCCGCTGGTCATCGTCAATCCGTCCACGCCGGTCGGCAGACTTGACATCAAACCGACCCCCACCGGCAAAATTATCGTCGATTTCCTCAACGGGAAAATGCCGGCATACCTGGATACCGGCCTCAACATTATTGACGTGGAAGATTGTGCCCGTGGCCATATCCTGGCTGCCCAAAAAGGGCGCATCGGCGAAAAATACGTCCTGGGCAACAAGAACCTGAGCCTGAAGCAAATATTCGCCTCGCTTGAGGAAATCACCAGGCTCCCGGCACCCAGGGTCAGACTCCCCTACTATCCCATTCTTTTTGCCGCGTACGCCAACGAGGCACTGGCGGCATTGACCGGCAAGGAACCGCTTATACCTCTGGCCGGTGTGCAGATGGCACGCAAATTCATGTTCTTCGACTCTTCCAAGGCTGTAGAGGAACTGGGGCTGCCGCAGAATTCTGTAGCCGACGCCCTGGCAAAAGCAGTAGAATGGTTCCGGCTTGAAGGCTATGCCAGGTGA
- the dxs gene encoding 1-deoxy-D-xylulose-5-phosphate synthase: MSNILNRINSPADLKTLKEDELLLLAGEIRQFLLDTVSRTGGHLASNLGCVELTLALHYCFNSPSDSIIWDVGHQAYTHKILTGRRDVFHTQRQYQGISGFPKRSESAHDAFGAGHSSTSISAGLGMAVANCLKGDPSKVIAVIGDGSLTGGMAFEALNQAGHLRKNLVVVLNDNEMSISKNVGALSTFISRKLTGNYYRDLKKEMQRLLQNIPAIGGNILHFARKAENSLKGFLTPGTLFEALGFEYIGPVHGHDLPQLIEIMQNVRSLEGPVLVHVVTTKGKGYQPAEDTPDKFHGVGPFDIKTGKVTGGKPGAASYTGIFGDTLCKLAEEDEKIVAITAAMPDGTGLTKFSRTFPDRFFDVGIAEQHALTFAAGMATEGFRPVAAIYSTFAQRAYDQIFHDICLQKLPVTLALDRAGLVGDDGPTHHGVFDLSYLRHLPEMTVMAPKDENELQHMLKTAIYSDQPIALRYPRGAGYGVAMDSILKTIPLGVAEQLAKGEDITLIAIGSTVYPAMEAAEQLKAKGIKACVINARFVKPLDRNLILSAAGRSGCVVTVEENALQGGFGTAIMELLSDEGAGIKVKRIGIPDRFIEQGSQAQLRKDLGLDAAGIAQVAEDFLKTGNQIQPGLVRVK, encoded by the coding sequence ATGTCCAATATTCTCAACAGAATAAACAGCCCCGCAGACCTGAAAACGTTAAAAGAAGATGAACTGCTGCTGCTGGCCGGTGAAATCCGCCAGTTCCTTCTCGATACCGTTTCCAGGACCGGCGGGCATCTGGCTTCCAATCTGGGTTGCGTAGAACTGACCCTGGCACTGCATTACTGTTTCAACTCCCCAAGCGACAGCATCATCTGGGATGTAGGACATCAGGCCTATACCCATAAAATCCTCACCGGCCGCAGGGATGTTTTCCATACCCAGCGCCAATATCAGGGCATCAGCGGTTTTCCCAAGCGCTCCGAATCTGCTCACGATGCCTTCGGCGCCGGCCATTCGTCCACCTCCATTTCAGCCGGCCTTGGCATGGCAGTGGCCAACTGCCTGAAAGGCGATCCAAGCAAGGTCATTGCCGTTATCGGTGACGGCAGCCTCACCGGCGGCATGGCCTTCGAAGCCCTCAACCAGGCAGGGCACCTGCGCAAGAACCTGGTGGTGGTCCTCAACGACAATGAGATGTCCATTTCGAAAAACGTCGGCGCCCTCTCCACCTTCATTTCGCGCAAGCTGACCGGCAATTACTATCGCGACCTGAAAAAGGAGATGCAGAGGCTGTTGCAGAATATCCCCGCCATCGGCGGCAACATCCTCCATTTTGCCCGCAAAGCGGAAAACTCCCTCAAAGGATTCCTCACCCCCGGCACCCTCTTTGAAGCCCTCGGCTTCGAATACATCGGACCGGTACACGGCCACGACCTGCCCCAGCTGATCGAAATCATGCAAAACGTGCGGTCACTGGAAGGGCCGGTCCTGGTCCATGTGGTTACCACCAAGGGAAAAGGTTACCAGCCGGCTGAAGACACCCCCGATAAATTCCACGGCGTCGGCCCATTCGACATCAAGACCGGCAAGGTCACCGGAGGCAAACCGGGAGCTGCGTCTTACACCGGTATTTTCGGCGATACCCTCTGCAAGCTTGCCGAAGAGGATGAAAAGATCGTCGCCATCACCGCCGCCATGCCTGACGGCACCGGTTTGACCAAATTTTCAAGGACTTTTCCCGACCGCTTTTTCGATGTGGGCATCGCTGAGCAGCATGCCCTCACCTTTGCCGCAGGGATGGCCACGGAGGGGTTCCGCCCGGTGGCCGCCATCTATTCCACCTTTGCCCAGCGCGCCTACGACCAGATCTTTCACGATATCTGCCTGCAGAAGCTGCCAGTGACGCTGGCCCTGGACCGGGCAGGCCTGGTGGGAGACGATGGTCCGACCCATCACGGGGTCTTTGATCTTTCCTATCTGCGTCACCTGCCGGAGATGACGGTAATGGCGCCAAAGGATGAGAATGAGCTGCAGCACATGCTGAAGACCGCCATTTATTCAGACCAGCCCATCGCCCTGCGCTACCCCCGTGGTGCCGGTTACGGCGTTGCCATGGACTCTATCCTCAAAACCATTCCCCTGGGGGTGGCGGAACAGCTGGCCAAAGGGGAGGATATCACCCTCATTGCCATCGGTAGCACTGTTTATCCGGCCATGGAAGCGGCTGAACAGCTGAAGGCAAAGGGAATCAAGGCCTGTGTCATCAACGCCCGCTTCGTCAAACCCCTTGACCGCAACCTGATCCTCTCCGCTGCCGGTCGTAGCGGCTGCGTCGTCACCGTAGAAGAAAATGCCCTCCAGGGAGGCTTCGGCACAGCGATAATGGAGCTCTTGTCCGATGAAGGCGCCGGCATCAAGGTAAAAAGAATCGGCATCCCCGACCGCTTCATCGAACAGGGGAGCCAGGCCCAGCTAAGAAAAGATCTGGGACTCGATGCTGCCGGCATCGCCCAGGTTGCGGAAGATTTTCTCAAAACCGGCAATCAGATCCAGCCTGGCCTGGTCCGGGTAAAATAA
- the hpnH gene encoding adenosyl-hopene transferase HpnH: MRFPLRLNYDLTKYIVANKMNKVDKYPLVLMLEPTHLCNLACSGCGRIREYADTIQEMMSLEECLNSVDECPAPVVTVTGGEPFLYPHIFDLIDGVLKRGKHIYLCTNALLLEKALDKMRPHPNFTLNVHMDGMEETHDRILERKGTFKTAIEAIKKAKKLGFRVCTNTTIFKETDLVEIEMLFSKLEEIGVDGLLVAPGFGYEAVGEKLFLERRDIEKKFEQVYEMSKRFRFFSTPMYLRFLKGEKKLECTPWGNPTRNTQGWKAPCYLITDAHYKSFKEMMEKTEWEKYGVGKDPRCAQCMMHCGFEPTVVGEIGKSWKDIWEMIVWNLT, encoded by the coding sequence ATGCGTTTTCCCCTGCGTCTCAATTACGATCTCACCAAATACATCGTTGCCAACAAAATGAATAAGGTTGACAAATACCCGCTGGTGCTGATGCTTGAACCAACCCATCTCTGCAATCTGGCCTGCTCCGGCTGCGGCCGCATCCGCGAGTACGCCGACACCATCCAGGAGATGATGTCCCTGGAAGAATGCCTGAACTCGGTTGATGAATGCCCGGCCCCGGTTGTCACCGTCACCGGCGGCGAACCGTTCCTTTACCCGCATATCTTCGACCTTATCGATGGGGTACTGAAGCGGGGCAAGCACATCTATCTCTGCACCAATGCCCTGCTGCTGGAAAAAGCCCTGGACAAGATGCGCCCCCACCCCAACTTCACCCTCAACGTACACATGGACGGCATGGAAGAAACCCACGACCGCATCCTGGAGCGCAAAGGGACCTTCAAGACCGCCATCGAGGCCATCAAAAAGGCGAAGAAGCTCGGCTTCCGCGTCTGCACCAACACCACCATCTTCAAGGAAACTGACCTGGTGGAGATCGAAATGCTCTTCTCCAAACTGGAAGAGATCGGTGTCGACGGTCTGCTGGTTGCACCGGGCTTCGGCTATGAGGCCGTTGGCGAGAAGCTCTTCCTGGAGCGGCGGGACATCGAAAAGAAATTCGAGCAGGTTTACGAAATGAGCAAGCGCTTCCGCTTCTTCTCAACCCCCATGTACCTGCGCTTCCTCAAGGGAGAAAAGAAGCTGGAATGCACCCCCTGGGGCAATCCTACCCGGAACACCCAGGGCTGGAAGGCCCCCTGCTATCTCATTACCGACGCCCACTACAAGAGTTTCAAAGAAATGATGGAAAAGACCGAATGGGAAAAATACGGCGTCGGCAAAGACCCCCGCTGCGCCCAATGCATGATGCACTGTGGCTTCGAACCGACGGTCGTTGGGGAGATTGGCAAAAGCTGGAAGGATATTTGGGAGATGATTGTTTGGAACCTGACTTGA
- a CDS encoding transposase, with the protein MARKPRIHYPGAVYHVILRGNAGEPLFFKDRDRFRFYLHMQEVIERFHCRIHGFCCMTNHVHLILQVEEIPLSRIMQSLSLKYTRWINYTRRRTGHLFQGRYKAIMLDADAYLLELVRYVHLNPVRAGMTECPEGYRWSGHNAYLGKEMLPWLTTEWVLALFSGEINAAIQHYRQFLLDGIAEGRRNEFHSGTCEGRILGDDCFADKALTRANQHWRREWQLDELIDAICRRYGIAAKEL; encoded by the coding sequence ATGGCCCGTAAACCTCGCATACATTACCCCGGCGCTGTCTACCACGTCATTCTGCGTGGCAATGCCGGCGAACCACTCTTTTTCAAGGATCGTGACCGATTTCGTTTCTATCTGCACATGCAGGAAGTAATAGAACGATTTCATTGCCGGATTCACGGATTTTGCTGTATGACTAACCATGTCCATCTGATTTTGCAGGTGGAAGAGATTCCCCTCTCGCGTATCATGCAGAGTCTGTCGCTTAAATACACCAGATGGATCAATTACACCCGCCGGCGCACCGGGCATCTCTTCCAGGGACGCTACAAGGCAATCATGTTGGATGCTGACGCTTACCTGCTCGAACTCGTCCGTTATGTCCATCTCAACCCCGTGCGGGCCGGAATGACAGAATGTCCTGAAGGCTACCGCTGGAGCGGTCATAATGCGTATCTCGGCAAGGAGATGCTCCCGTGGCTGACGACCGAATGGGTACTTGCCCTGTTCTCGGGGGAAATCAACGCGGCCATCCAGCATTATCGGCAGTTTCTTTTAGATGGCATTGCCGAGGGAAGAAGAAATGAATTCCATAGTGGCACATGCGAGGGACGGATTCTTGGTGATGATTGTTTCGCAGATAAAGCGCTGACAAGGGCGAACCAGCATTGGCGGCGTGAATGGCAACTTGACGAACTCATCGATGCCATCTGCCGTCGTTATGGAATAGCAGCGAAAGAACTCTAA
- a CDS encoding transposase yields the protein MPRQPRLDIPDVLHHVIVRGIERRDIFAEDADKERFVASLSALLTKSATKCYAWALMSNHLHLLLMPTRVSLAETMRRLLTGYAVYFNRKYQRCGHLFQNRYKSILCGQP from the coding sequence ATGCCACGCCAACCACGTCTTGACATACCCGACGTCCTCCATCACGTCATTGTTCGCGGGATCGAACGCCGTGACATTTTCGCTGAAGATGCTGACAAGGAACGTTTTGTGGCAAGCCTTTCTGCCCTGCTCACGAAAAGCGCCACCAAGTGTTATGCTTGGGCGCTCATGTCAAACCATTTACATCTGCTTCTCATGCCGACCAGAGTTTCTCTTGCTGAAACCATGCGCCGTCTGCTGACCGGTTATGCCGTTTACTTTAATCGCAAATATCAGCGCTGCGGCCATCTGTTCCAGAACCGCTACAAGTCCATACTCTGCGGCCAACCGTAG
- a CDS encoding RHS repeat domain-containing protein, whose protein sequence is MEILISRNPLLKVEELSAPALLRITDPNGNTTTYTYDNVGRVLTIKTPGDTAVTEYGYTTVGCASCGGTISKIDHIIFPQGNRIDYF, encoded by the coding sequence ATGGAAATATTGATCTCACGAAACCCACTTTTGAAGGTGGAGGAGCTTTCTGCCCCGGCGCTGCTCCGAATAACCGACCCCAACGGCAATACCACAACCTACACCTACGACAATGTCGGCAGGGTCCTCACCATCAAGACCCCCGGCGACACCGCAGTCACCGAGTATGGCTACACCACCGTCGGCTGTGCCAGTTGCGGCGGGACGATCAGCAAGATCGACCACATCATCTTTCCCCAGGGCAACCGCATCGATTACTTCTAG
- a CDS encoding CPBP family intramembrane glutamic endopeptidase: protein MKMSKYTKSNSLAEIIRIIVILILSFVVYFLLTLSIPNGYIDNSSTVILVYLPVIFYIYKRDTTRFKETIIKPISFKYAITAILFFIVLYAINYYWIGFGYDLSYLRKYTTFGLIVFLLVSCIIAPVVEEIIFRYYLYSISRNEFGIGVAFIISNSIFVAFHALDSNLGNIALQGIVYTYTFEKSKSIKSSIAAHIFNNCMWFLITYLHTKGPNWV from the coding sequence ATGAAAATGTCAAAGTATACAAAATCAAATAGTTTGGCAGAAATTATACGAATAATTGTCATTCTAATTCTGTCCTTCGTAGTTTATTTTTTGTTAACGTTGTCGATTCCAAATGGCTATATTGATAACTCATCTACTGTTATCTTGGTATATTTACCGGTAATATTTTATATATATAAAAGAGATACTACACGTTTTAAAGAAACTATAATCAAACCAATATCGTTCAAATACGCAATTACTGCTATATTATTTTTTATAGTGCTGTATGCAATCAACTATTACTGGATTGGCTTTGGTTATGATTTGTCATATCTTAGGAAATATACAACGTTTGGCCTAATTGTTTTTTTGTTGGTTAGTTGCATTATTGCGCCAGTGGTAGAAGAAATTATATTTAGGTACTATTTGTATAGTATAAGTAGAAATGAGTTTGGAATAGGTGTTGCGTTCATAATTTCAAACAGCATTTTCGTTGCATTTCATGCACTAGATTCAAATTTAGGTAATATCGCATTGCAGGGAATAGTATATACCTACACTTTTGAAAAATCGAAATCTATAAAGAGCAGTATCGCAGCACATATTTTCAACAATTGCATGTGGTTTTTAATCACATACCTACATACAAAAGGCCCCAATTGGGTTTAA